A genomic region of Arachis hypogaea cultivar Tifrunner chromosome 5, arahy.Tifrunner.gnm2.J5K5, whole genome shotgun sequence contains the following coding sequences:
- the LOC140184907 gene encoding serine/threonine-protein phosphatase 7 long form homolog, with translation MVSVRRGPYQCIRGAMASGNAHVSHAVRRGGRPAWVWFQELLGVIPPPSQVQKYAVNCSWFQETFGECPEGADEEIVRRYARAYIMMLLGTQLFGDKSGNRIHIRWLPYVVRLEEMGTYSWGSAALAWLYRCMCRVANRNVIKLAGPLQLLQSWIFWRFPRFRPPGYETFSWPLASRWSGYNPSGSEKGPRVQMWRFRIDRLQDRELGPTAVLTMESSFVQFIWMPYSSPDVLQVVHPEVLEPRHMALWRSMTALIYFAVIEWHQIDRVLPQFGGVQPRPHPALDIDFLMSNNGRGGDRWFPFYLQKWHLLWDSRAESVLRFDVVADPGPSHEFLEWWSQHGKRFLSPETHLGDPRAVLIPVEASQRGPGQVPDMDRSEDMPDRRRFERRMGVGTRRSQRE, from the exons ATGGTTTCGGTTAGACGAGGCCCTTATCAGTGCATTCGTGGAGCGATGGCGTCCGGAAACGCACACGTTTcacatgccgttcggaga GGTGGCCGTCCCGCCTGGGtctggttccaggagttgctcgGAGTGATACCTCCTCCTagccaggttcagaagtacgcagtgaactgcagctggtttcaggagacTTTTGGTGAGTGCCCTGAGGGTGCTGATGAGGAGATTGTGCGCCGATATGcccgtgcgtacatcatgatgttgttgggcacgcAGCTGTTTGGGGACAAGTCCGGGAACcgcattcacatcagatggcttccgTACGTAGTTAGGCTGGAGGAGATGGGTACCTACAGCTGGGGTTCTGCAGCACtggcatggttgtaccggtgcatgtgccgagtggcgaACAGAAATGTCATCAAGTTAGCGGGCCCACTTCAGCTACTTCAGTCTTGGATCTTTTGGCGCTTTCCTCGGTTTAGGCCTCCAGGGTATGAGACGTTCAGCTGGCCATTGGCCTCGAG ATGGTCTGGTTACAACCCTTCCGGGAGCGAGAAGGGTCCTAGAGTGCAGATGTGGAGATTCAGGATAGACCGGTTACAGGACAGGGAG TTGGGTCCAACAGCTGTCCTGACCATGGAGAGTTCTTTTGTGCAGTTCATATGGATGCCGTACAGTAGCCCTGACGTACTTCAGGTTGTCCATCCCGAGGTTTTGGAGCCCCGGCATATGGCGTTGTGGCGCTCTATGACCGCGCTGATCTACTTTGCCGTTATAGAGTGGCATCAAATAGATCGGGTTCTTCCGCAGTTTGGAGGGGTGCAGCCCCGTCCGCATCCCGCCCTGGacatcgactttctgatgtccAACAATGGGAGAGGCGGCGATCGATGGTTCCCGTTTTATTTGCAGAAGTGGCATCTCCTTTGGGACTCTCGTGCGGAGAGTGTGCTGAGGTTCGACGTTGTAGCCGACCCCGGACCGTCGCATGAGTTCCTGGAGTGGTGGAGTCAGCATGGGAAGAGGTTCTTGTCTCCAGAGACGCACCTGGGGGATCCGAGAGCAGTTCTGATTCCAGTTGAGGCCTCACAGCGGGGTCCGGGGCAAGTTCCTGACATGGATCGTTCTGAGGACATGCCTGACAGGCGGCGGTTTGAGAGGAGAATGGGTGTGGGGACACGGAGGAGTCAGCGTGAGTGA
- the LOC112801390 gene encoding 11-beta-hydroxysteroid dehydrogenase B, translating into MDLINSVLNLFVPPASLITLAFSWPALCFLHACEWLYNTVYGDNMDGKVVIITGASSGIGEQIAYEYALRRACLVLVARREHRLRGIAENARRMGARHVMIVAADVVKEDECRRFVNETINFYGRVDHLVNTVSLGHTFYFEEVTDTSVFPVLLDINFWGNIYPTLVALPYLHRTNGRVIINASVESWLPLPRMSLYAAAKAALVNFYETLRFELRDEVGVTIATHGWIGSEMTSGKFMLEEGAEMQWKEEREMNVIGGPVEEFARLMVAGACRGDAYVKYPSWYDVFLLYRVFAPNVLNWAFRLLIAPQGTKRTSSYVGTGRSLEGRPMLEAPSPRTALLAPYSFSGGGQLS; encoded by the exons ATGGATTTGATAAACAGTGTGCTCAACTTGTTTGTCCCTCCTGCCAGTTTGATCACGCTGGCTTTCTCATGGCCTGCACTCTGTTTCCTCCATGCTTGCGAGTGGCTCTACAACACCGTCTACGGTGACAACATGGATGGCAAGGTCGTCATCATCACCGGTGCTTCTTCCGGCATCGGAGAG CAAATAGCATATGAGTATGCATTGAGGAGAGCATGTTTAGTGCTGGTGGCACGAAGAGAGCACAGATTAAGAGGGATTGCGGAGAACGCCAGAAGAATGGGCGCAAGGCATGTCATGATTGTCGCAGCTGATGTTGTTAAAGAAGATGAGTGCCGCCGATTCGTCAATGAAACCATCAATTTCTATGGCcgtg TTGATCATCTTGTAAATACAGTAAGTTTGGGACACACATTCTACTTTGAGGAAGTCACAGACACATCAGTTTTCCCTGTTCTCTtg GATATTAATTTCTGGGGGAATATTTATCCAACACTTGTGGCTCTTCCTTACCTTCATCGAACCAACGGTCGCGTGATTATCAATGCATCGGTTGAGAGTTGGTTACCTTTGCCAAGGATGAGTTTATATGCT GCTGCAAAGGCAGCATTAGTGAACTTCTATGAGACTCTCAGATTTGAATTGAGAGATGAAGTTGGAGTAACCATAGCAACTCATGGTTGGATTGGAAGTGAGATGACAAGTGGCAAGTTCATGCTAGAGGAAGGCGCCGAGATGCAGtggaaagaagaaagagag atGAATGTGATAGGCGGACCGGTAGAGGAGTTTGCGCGGTTGATGGTGGCGGGGGCATGTAGAGGAGATGCATATGTGAAGTATCCAAGTTGGTATGATGTGTTTCTACTATACAGGGTGTTTGCTCCAAATGTTCTAAACTGGGCATTTAGGCTCTTGATTGCACCACAAGGCACCAAAAGGACTTCATCCTATGTAGGCACCGGCAGATCCCTTGAGGGAAGGCCCATGTTGGAGGCACCATCCCCGAGAACCGCCCTCCTCGCTCCCTATAGCTTCTCCGGTGGCGGCCAGTTGAGTTAA